In the genome of Triticum urartu cultivar G1812 chromosome 5, Tu2.1, whole genome shotgun sequence, one region contains:
- the LOC125507176 gene encoding phytoene synthase 2, chloroplastic-like, which produces MAGSSAVYTSCRPHARAFLLHPHPADQAQRGLLPAAAWRRGGAAPRASLVAARTATEEAVYEVVLRQAALVEDLQGRRAAREADAGRRRRWRDEQLEQEGDAELGWGLLGDAYDRCGEVCAEYAKTFYLGTQLMTPERRKAVWAIYVWCRRTDELVDGPNSSYITPKALDRWEKRLEDLFEGRPYDMYDAALSDTASKFPIDIQPFRDMIQGMRLDLWKSRYMTFDELYLYCYYVAGTVGLMTVPVMGIAPDSKASAESVYNAALALGIANQLTNILRDVGEDSRRGRIYLPLDELAQAGLTEEDIFRGKVTDKWRRFMKGQIQRARLFFDEAEKGVMHLDSASRWPVLASLWLYRQILDAIEANDYNNFTKRAYVGKAKKFLSLPAAYARAALSP; this is translated from the exons ATGGCGGGATCCTCCGCCGTGTACACGTCCTGCAGGCCGCACGCGCGCGCCTTCCTCCTCCACCCCCACCCGGCCGACCAGGCCCAGCGGGGCCTGCTCCCGGCCGCGGCGtggaggcggggcggcgcggcgccgaGGGCCAGCCTGGTGGCGGCGCGGACGGCCACGGAGGAGGCGGTGTACGAGGTGGTGCTGCGGCAGGCCGCTCTGGTGGAGGACCTGCAGGGGCGCCGGGCGGCGCGGGAGGCCGAcgccggccggcgccgccgctGGCGGGACGAGCAGCTGGAGCAGGAGGGCGACGCCGAGCTCGGCTGGGGCCTCCTCGGCGACGCCTACGACCGCTGCGGCGAGGTCTGCGCCGAGTACGCCAAGACCTTCTACCTCG GCACACAGCTTATGACTCCTGAAAGGCGCAAAGCCGTTTGGGCGATCTATG TATGGTGCAGGAGAACTGATGAGCTAGTGGATGGCCCTAACTCATCTTACATCACGCCCAAGGCGCTGGATCGGTGGGAGAAGAGATTAGAGGATCTCTTCGAAGGCCGCCCATATGATATGTACGACGCAGCCCTCTCTGACACGGCGTCAAAGTTTCCAATTGATATCCAG CCGTTCAGAGATATGATTCAAGGGATGAGGCTTGACCTTTGGAAATCGAGGTATATGACCTTTGACGAGCTTTACCTCTACTGCTACTACGTTGCTGGCACTGTCGGTCTCATGACGGTACCGGTGATGGGGATTGCTCCGGACTCAAAGGCCTCAGCAGAGAGCGTGTACAATGCCGCACTGGCCCTTGGCATTGCCAACCAGCTCACAAACATCCTCCGAGATGTAGGAGAAGA CTCAAGGAGGGGGAGAATATACCTTCCACTGGACGAACTGGCACAGGCGGGTCTGACAGAAGAGGACATATTCAGAGGGAAAGTGACGGATAAATGGAGGAGGTTCATGAAGGGCCAAATCCAGCGCGCCAGGCTCTTCTTTGATGAGGCCGAGAAGGGTGTCATGCATCTAGACTCTGCGAGCAGATGGCCG GTCCTGGCATCGCTGTGGCTGTACAGGCAGATCCTGGACGCCATCGAGGCGAACGACTACAACAACTTCACCAAGCGGGCTTACGTGGGCAAGGCGAAGAAGTTTCTGTCTCTACCGGCGGCGTACGCGAGGGCGGCTCTTTCGCCATGA